From one Montipora capricornis isolate CH-2021 chromosome 10, ASM3666992v2, whole genome shotgun sequence genomic stretch:
- the LOC138020598 gene encoding uncharacterized protein has translation MAVSVDEAIRESLRLFPNVPDVKEKQKKCIELLLKRKDVLGLLLTGFGKSLIYQLFPSVFETMNCKGAHVLVVSALKAISNEQMEELNDLGIPASEVAISEQEDLKILRGEYSLIFGSAEMLLKKEWLDKFKKSKLMGTVELLVVDEAHVSQTWGKSSHRRKAFRAAYGELSTLRSFLKPGTPVLALTATVEWKSRVNLIKLLGMQAPEIVDVSINNENIRFSVQKIKKGLQCFKSGLL, from the exons ATGGCGGTCTCTGTGGATGAAGCTATTCGGGAATCCCTCCGTTTATTTCCGAATGTGCCGGATGTTAAGGAGAAACAAAAGAAGTGCATCGAACTATTGTTAAAAAGAAAGGATGTACTTGGATTACTTCTCACTGGCTTTGGAAAAAGCTTGATTTATCAACTTTTTCCCTCCGTCTTTGAAACGATGAATTGCAAGGGAGCCCACGTGCTTGTTGTTAGTGCTTTAAAAGCGATCTCTAACGAGCAAATGGAAGAACTAAATGATCTTGGAATACCAGCATCAGAAGTGGCAATCAGTGAACAAGAAGACTTAAAGATTTTGCGCGGAGAATACAGCCTGATATTCGGAAGTGCCGAGATGTTGTTAAAAAAAGAGTGGTTGGACAAATTCAAGAAATCTAAGTTGATGGGAACTGTCGAACTTCTCGTTGTTGATGAAGCCCACGTATCTCAAACTTG GGGAAAGTCGTCTCACAGAAGAAAAGCTTTTAGAGCAGCGTATGGGGAGCTGAGCACCCTCAGGTCATTTCTGAAGCCTGGTACACCAGTCCTTGCCCTAACTGCGACTGTGGAATGGAAAAGCCGTGTCAACTTGATAAAACTGCTTGGAATGCAAGCACCTGAGATAGTAGACGTATCCATTAACAATGAGAACATCAGATTTTCTgtacagaaaatcaagaaaggactGCAGTGTTTTAAGAGCGGTTTGCTGTAA